One Globicephala melas chromosome 17, mGloMel1.2, whole genome shotgun sequence DNA window includes the following coding sequences:
- the ARC gene encoding activity-regulated cytoskeleton-associated protein translates to MELDQRTTGGLHAYPAPRGGPVAKPNVILQIGKCRAEMLEHVRRTHRHLLTEVSKQVERELKGLHRSVGKLESNLDGYVPTGDSQRWRKSIKACLCRCQETIANLERWVKREMHVWREVFYRLERWADRLESMGGKYPAGSNPSRHTTSVGVGGPESYGHEADTYDYTVSPYAITPPPATGELPGQEAVEAQQYPPWGLGEDGQPSPGVDTQIFEDPREFLSHLEEYLRQVGGSEEYWLSQIQNHMNGPAKKWWEYKQGSVKNWVEFKKEFLQYSEGALSREAVQRELDLPQKQGEPLDQFLWRKRDLYQTLYVDADEEEIIQYVVGTLQPKLKRFLRPPLPKTLEQLIQKGMEVEDGLEQVAEPASPHLPTEEESEALTPALTSESVASDRTQPE, encoded by the coding sequence ATGGAGCTGGACCAAAGGACGACCGGCGGCCTCCACGCCTACCCCGCGCCCCGCGGCGGGCCGGTGGCCAAGCCCAACGTGATCCTGCAGATCGGGAAGTGCCGGGCGGAGATGCTGGAGCACGTGCGGAGGACCCACCGGCACCTGCTGACCGAGGTGTCCAAGCAGGTGGAGCGGGAGCTGAAGGGGCTGCACCGCTCGGTGGGCAAGTTGGAGAGCAACCTGGACGGGTACGTGCCCACGGGCGACTCACAGCGCTGGAGGAAGTCCATCAAGGCCTGCCTGTGTCGCTGCCAGGAGACCATCGCCAACCTGGAGCGCTGGGTCAAGCGGGAGATGCACGTGTGGCGGGAGGTCTTCTACCGGCTGGAGAGGTGGGCCGACCGCCTGGAGTCCATGGGTGGCAAGTACCCGGCTGGCAGCAACCCCTCCCGCCACACCACCTCCGTAGGTGTCGGGGGTCCCGAGAGCTACGGCCACGAGGCTGACACCTACGACTACACGGTCAGCCCCTATGCCATCACCCCACCACCGGCCACAGGTGAGCTGCCCGGACAAGAGGCGGTGGAGGCCCAGCAGTACCCAccctgggggctgggagaggacGGGCAGCCAAGCCCTGGCGTGGACACGCAGATCTTCGAGGACCCGCGGGAGTTCCTCAGCCACCTGGAGGAGTACCTGCGCCAGGTGGGCGGCTCCGAGGAGTACTGGCTGTCACAGATCCAGAACCACATGAATGGGCCGGCCAAGAAGTGGTGGGAGTACAAGCAGGGCTCAGTGAAGAACTGGGTGGAATTCAAGAAGGAGTTCCTGCAGTACAGCGAGGGCGCGCTGTCGCGAGAGGCCGTGCAGCGTGAGCTGGACCTGCCGCAGAAGCAGGGAGAGCCGCTGGACCAGTTCCTGTGGCGCAAGCGGGACCTGTACCAGACGCTGTACGTGGATGCCGACGAAGAGGAGATCATCCAGTACGTGGTGGGCACCCTGCAGCCCAAGCTCAAGCGCTTCCTGCGGCCCCCGCTGCCCAAGACCCTGGAGCAGCTCATCCAGAAGGGCATGGAGGTGGAGGACGGCCTGGAGCAGGTGGCCGAGCCcgccagcccccacctgcccaccGAGGAGGAGAGCGAGGCCCTCACGCCGGCCCTCACCAGCGAGTCTGTAGCCAGTGACCGGACCCAGCCCGAATAG